One window from the genome of Actinoplanes teichomyceticus ATCC 31121 encodes:
- a CDS encoding glycosyltransferase family 4 protein, which produces MRVVYIHQYYCNRQMAGGIRSYEQARRLVARGHTVDVITTDITPGGRTLGWRVTRDDGVTVHWFRVPYHNHMSYPRRLRAFAEFMVLATARAAGLDADLVFATSTPLTVAVPGVLAARLRRVPFVFEVRDLWPEVPIEMGALRNPLARRLAGALATFAYRNAAEVIALSPGMARGVTARRPGTPVTVVPNAADLDLFAPDPARVRRFRAEHRWLGDRPLIVYTGALGAVNGVDYLVRAARRMRELDPDVRVLIVGHGREWESTGRLAAEHGLLDHTVHMWEKVPKSELPVILGAATMSTSTVRPIRALWDNSANKFFDALAAGRPIAVNYGGWQADLLRETGAGLVLDPDDPDAAGATLAAHVRDRDWLARAGAAAHRLAVDRFSRDLLFERFEAVLNRSAGRRAALSRQS; this is translated from the coding sequence GACGTGATCACCACCGACATCACCCCGGGCGGCCGGACGCTGGGCTGGCGGGTGACCCGGGACGACGGGGTCACCGTGCACTGGTTCCGGGTGCCGTACCACAACCACATGTCGTACCCCCGGCGGCTGCGCGCGTTCGCCGAGTTCATGGTGCTCGCCACCGCACGCGCCGCCGGACTGGACGCGGACCTGGTCTTCGCCACCAGCACGCCGCTCACCGTCGCGGTACCCGGTGTACTCGCCGCTCGGCTGCGCCGGGTGCCGTTCGTCTTCGAGGTCCGCGACCTGTGGCCGGAGGTGCCGATCGAGATGGGCGCGCTGCGCAACCCGCTCGCCCGCCGGCTGGCCGGGGCGCTGGCCACCTTCGCCTACCGCAACGCGGCCGAGGTGATCGCGCTGTCGCCGGGGATGGCCCGGGGGGTGACCGCCCGTCGCCCGGGCACCCCGGTGACCGTCGTGCCGAACGCCGCGGACCTGGACCTGTTCGCGCCGGACCCGGCGCGGGTCAGGCGGTTCCGCGCCGAGCACCGCTGGCTCGGCGACCGGCCGCTGATCGTCTACACCGGCGCGCTGGGCGCGGTCAACGGCGTGGACTACCTGGTCCGCGCGGCCCGCCGGATGCGCGAGCTCGACCCGGACGTGCGGGTGCTGATCGTCGGGCACGGCCGGGAGTGGGAGAGCACCGGGCGCCTGGCCGCCGAGCACGGCCTGCTCGACCACACCGTGCACATGTGGGAGAAGGTGCCCAAGAGCGAGCTGCCGGTGATCCTGGGCGCGGCGACCATGTCGACCAGCACGGTCCGGCCGATCCGCGCGCTCTGGGACAACTCGGCGAACAAGTTCTTCGACGCCCTCGCGGCCGGCCGGCCGATCGCCGTCAACTACGGCGGCTGGCAGGCCGACCTGCTCCGCGAGACCGGGGCCGGGCTGGTGCTCGACCCGGACGACCCGGACGCCGCCGGCGCGACGCTGGCCGCCCACGTCCGCGACCGGGACTGGCTGGCCCGCGCCGGCGCGGCGGCGCACCGGCTGGCCGTCGACCGGTTCTCCCGGGACCTGCTCTTCGAACGCTTCGAGGCGGTGCTGAACCGGTCGGCCGGCCGCCGCGCCGCGCTGTCCCGGCAGTCCTGA